The sequence tatacttgacgctggctaatgcacaaatcgtgccagagccataaaaaaaaaaacaaaaaaaaaacgattctcatttttaatttctttgcgtgtgcgagcgagatgggaataagacaatctacaagtaaaaagaaatagaatatgcgtgaagttagcagctatgccaacaGCCAAgcattttgaatgaccataatgaccttttaaacaaataaaggagttttaattattttttcaatgaaatttgaaatgcaagacctattgttacttagggtgagatctatagtccgcacttggactttgctcagacttaccttacgaaaaactttgcttagtgtaccctaaggttaaactatgatttcgtatttatagacattttaacggttagattaagctaagcccaagctaagacagcaaatgtcaaaatacaaattgatgtttcatttcatgcaatactttgtttattatcctttaaaaaagtaaacaataacaaatatttaaacatctaaaacggtacacatatatcttcaatttattgttatttatgtatttatttattttattattgcaataactagaaatttacgagtaacctttagaaaatgtatttaaagatggcaataattttgttacgtaGAACGGATCGCATTGTTTTGGCAACAGCAACAGAGAACTTGTATCAACAATTCAAAAGTTTCAACCGCTTTTTCACTTCTCTGTTTCTGTTTGTTTgagcatataaatatttattaaaacaacgaCTGGCTTTGTGACTTGGACCTGTACCGATCCCGTATACCTACTTAAGACCTACGCTTTCCTGAAGGACTGTGACGTTTTGTGTTTTGGCTTTGATACGAATTTTCAATATCGAAAGTGACAATGGAGAATATAGAGAGAGTTCTAACTTCAATAGAAAACATTGAAACGTTAGGAACTGCAGCCGATATGAATCCCCGTATGCCTAAGCTATATGTTCGGAACGAATACAACCAAAATCCTTTCGAGCTGTACAGTgagaatgaatttaaaagaaggtaccgtttttttaaacacacggTACTAAATGTGATCCTGCCACTGATAATTACAAACTTACAACCTTTTAATAACAGAGGATTGCCAATTCTACCGCAATTGCAAATACTTATTGCATTAAGGTTTTATGCAACTGGATGTTTTCAGGTAATATTGTggtcataaatatgtattgtttttcgaTTTGATATAGACAGTACTTTCAGATTGTCAGTCCAGTGGGCCAGAATGCGTCCCATGCTATTTTTGCTTGTTCTAGGTCACTATCGGACAAATTGTTATTGCCAGTTCACCTTACAGACAGCTATATTGGTATCCTTTGTTTTCTGACGGATCACCTCATTTCTAATTTGATCCTTCAGAGAAATACCAAGCATAGCTCTCCCCATTGCTCGCTTAACCAGTGTCAGTGATGTTTCTTCACCATGCATCATCATTGGCAGGACACACTGGTTGAAGACATTTGTCTTCTGACTTTCAGAAgcataacatatatgtaactaataattattcctTGAAATTACAGATGGTGTGTGGTGATTTGAACAGCATAAGCCAATCTTCAGTGtgcttaattgtaaataaagtttccgcagagttgagtaaattacttcctagatttgtgaattttccaagaaatatgaCCACAGTCAAAAGGAAGTTTGAAGAATTAGGAAAATCTAATACGCACCATGgcctaaataatataatcggaGCTATTGACTGTAcccacattaaaattaatagacccAGAGGTATCACCCACTCTGAAGCATACAGGAATAGAAAAGggtatttttctgtaaatgtgcAAGCTATAATAGGGCCCGATCtcgaaatatttgatatagtgACTAGGTGGCCTGGAAGTTCACACGACAGCAGGATATTTAGAAACAGCCAGGCGTATGCAAGACTGGTAAATGGTGAACTAGAAGGAGTTTTAGTAGGTGACAGCGGCTATCCAGCACTGAACTTCATGTTAACACCACTTTTGAATCCACAAACAAGagctgacaataattataattattctcaatTGAGAACTAGGAATATTGTTGAAAGGTTTTTCGGAGTGTGGAAAAAGAAATTTCCATGTTTGCAGAGAGGACTACGatcaaaattgacaaatacCAGCAACATAATTATAGCTTGTGctgtattacataatataggtatacagaGAGGGGATGTTTATGACGATGGTGATCTTACTGATCAAACACCAGAAGTCGAACAACACAGAAACAATGAAAGATCTACTACAGGTCTAGCATTCCGGCAATCTGTGATTGCACAATTTAACTAGGTTGGTTtggtaataaagaaaattaaaacaaaaattgtttcattttaatcatttattttcagattcttttttaaactgtaaaatttctagttctaatttatatttatgttgaaGAAATTCGATTTCTAACTGATTTTTTAGTTTCATGTGTTCCACTTCtatctcaaatttttttttgttgttgtctAACTCTTGCcacagcaatttttttttaatatcctcaaatgaagttttattttttctgatcGCTGATGGTGTAGCTGATAGCTGAGAGGGTTCACTTTTAGTGGTGACCTCAACACTGGTTTCCGTTAACCCAGCTTCATCAGTCCAGTCCTGGCTTGTTCCCGGCTGAATTACAGATTCAAGTGTGGCCTCTATACTGGACACTCTTGCCCTCTTTGGTCTCCAGCTTTCACCGTCGTTGTCATAACCAGTACCAGCTATAAAAGTAAACAGTCAAATAAGTTATCATATAGGTATGTCTTTTATTGGTTAGAATAAGATAACATGCAGGTCAACTAATATACCTGTCCAGAAGTCTGGTAGGGGTGAGAACAGAGTGTTGTCACATACTTTGGGAGAGGCCTATGTTTAGCAGTGGATGTGAGTTGGTTGAAAATGATGAGGAATTATATCTTTGGGAAATGATCTTACCTTCTACTGTAGTTAATGTGTCACAGTCTATTGGCACATCTATTGATGGCATTATTTGTGGCATGACTGCAATCACTTGAGTGTCCATTGGCCCCATTTCAGGCGGTGCTGGTCCTCCTCCTGTCCTCTTCCTTTGGGCTTCAAGGGTTTTGGCATCCCTAGCTTTTGCCTTCATATTTTGCCAcatcttttttaattgtttagaaTCAGCCTaaaatcgaaaaaaaattgtactgaaatataaaagttggtttgcttatattatgtagtttGAATTTTGTTGTCAACATATGTCAGTGCTGCCAGATGACAGATACGATATCACaccagttatttataagatctctcaaaaatggggttgaacacttatataaataatgtaaataaacaacaatagataccataataatgtgtaattattttatttcatgcatttcataggtatttatcaagatcatttaaaatttctttgaattcaaattctatttttcccaAAGTCTATGGAACTCTGATACCAAATGGCAACACCGTTCAttaaaaaccgacaaaaataaaaagtccagtaaaagatatgatggtaaagcaaattttaggccattatttttgttaggcttatagtcaaagtttttggtaagtcgtcgatttcgtggacttgggattaagctaagccaacACTCGGAGAGATTCGcagtttgctctataaataccgactgtgtcttaactcgatagttaagtcaaagcaaagtctaagtgcgcactatagatctcaccctaagggtgagatctatagtccgcacttggactatgaaatgcatgaattaaaataattacacataattatggtatttattgttgtttatttatattatttatgtaagtgTTCAAACCCCATATTTTgagaaatcttaaaaataactggTGTGATTTTGTATGTCACCTGGCAGCCCTGGCATATTATAGTGACAACTATccggctaataaataaattaaaaaaaaaaaaaaaatagtgacaACGAAATTCAAACTATAACCTAACCGATGTCTCTCGCTTCACAtctgttattttcgtttcCCTGAATCTTCTACCATTTATTACCTGACTACCCTAAAAAAATTGAGATAGGAGTGGaacatatgaaattaaaaaatctgttagaaatagaatttcttcaacaaaaatataaattagtattagaaatatgtattacacttaaaaaaagaatcagaaaataaaatgaaacaagttttgttttgatattctttattaccAAACAAATTACCTAGTTAAATTGTGCAATCACAGATTGCCGGAATGCTAGACCTGTAGGAGATCTTTCATTGTTTCTGTGTTACTCAACTTCTGCTGTCAGCAAGATCACCATCATCATAAGCATCCCCTCtctgtatacctatattatgcaatacagcacaagctataattatatataactagtatttgtcaattttgactGTAGTCCTAGCTGTAAACATGGAAATTTCCTTTTTCACACCTCtgaaaaacctttaaaaaatatgcctagttcttatttgagaataattataaatattgtcagCTCTTGTCATTGGATTTAAAAGTGTTCTTAACATGAAGTAAAGTGCTGGATAACCGCTGTCACCTACTAAAACAGGcattttctaaatatcctgCTGTCGTGTGAACTGCCAGGCCACCTAGTCACTAAAGCAAATATTTCCATATCAGGCCCTATTATTGCTTgcacatttacagaaaaatacccttttttatttttgtatgcttcAGAGTGAGCGATACCTTtgggtctattaatttttatatgggtgCAGTCAATAGCTCCGATTATACTGTTTAGGCCATGGTGAGTATTAGATCTTCCTAATTCTTCAAACTTCGTTTTGGCTGTGttcatatttcttggaaaatttacaaatctagGAAGTATTTTACTCAACTCTGCagagactttatttataattaaacagactGTAACAGCTTATGCTGTTCAGATCACCACACACCATCTGtaatgtcaataaattattattagtcacatatatgttatgtttct is a genomic window of Pieris napi chromosome 13, ilPieNapi1.2, whole genome shotgun sequence containing:
- the LOC125055318 gene encoding putative nuclease HARBI1, encoding MENIERVLTSIENIETLGTAADMNPRMPKLYVRNEYNQNPFELYSENEFKRRYRFFKHTVLNVILPLIITNLQPFNNRGLPILPQLQILIALRFYATGCFQMVCGDLNSISQSSVCLIVNKVSAELSKLLPRFVNFPRNMTTVKRKFEELGKSNTHHGLNNIIGAIDCTHIKINRPRGITHSEAYRNRKGYFSVNVQAIIGPDLEIFDIVTRWPGSSHDSRIFRNSQAYARLVNGELEGVLVGDSGYPALNFMLTPLLNPQTRADNNYNYSQLRTRNIVERFFGVWKKKFPCLQRGLRSKLTNTSNIIIACAVLHNIGIQRGDVYDDGDLTDQTPEVEQHRNNERSTTGLAFRQSVIAQFN
- the LOC125055319 gene encoding uncharacterized protein LOC125055319, with translation MWQNMKAKARDAKTLEAQRKRTGGGPAPPEMGPMDTQVIAVMPQIMPSIDVPIDCDTLTTVEAGTGYDNDGESWRPKRARVSSIEATLESVIQPGTSQDWTDEAGLTETSVEVTTKSEPSQLSATPSAIRKNKTSFEDIKKKLLWQELDNNKKKFEIEVEHMKLKNQLEIEFLQHKYKLELEILQFKKESENK